A window of Synechococcus sp. MEDNS5 contains these coding sequences:
- a CDS encoding BolA family protein: MVQPDAVGAAIRRALPDAQVSVEDLTGGGDHLQVSVVSSAFDGLNRIRQHQLVYKALKDELKSEAIHALALNTSTPN; the protein is encoded by the coding sequence ATGGTTCAGCCCGACGCCGTTGGCGCTGCCATACGCCGTGCCCTCCCCGATGCCCAGGTGAGTGTGGAAGATCTCACCGGAGGTGGCGATCACCTGCAGGTGAGTGTGGTGTCCTCAGCTTTCGACGGTCTTAACCGTATTCGTCAGCACCAGCTGGTGTACAAAGCCCTGAAGGACGAACTGAAAAGCGAAGCGATCCACGCCTTGGCTCTCAACACCTCCACTCCAAACTGA